TTTAGTGAACAAGCCAGCTGGCTATTTTTAGGATTTCCTTCCTGCTCCATGGCCCGCTACTTGTTTTTACTCGACGCGACCCAGCGCCGTGCCTTCGACCAGCCCCCTGTTTTCAATCCGCCCCAGCGGCAGCTCTTCTTTGCGTTGCCCGACTGGGCCACCCGGTCTCTGGCTACGCTGCTGGCCCCGCACAGCCGGGGCGGCTTCGTACTGCAGGTCGGCTACTTCAAGACGACGGGGTGCTTCTTTCCCGTGGACCGGTTCCTGGCGACTGACCAGGCGTACGTGCAGCAGCGTTACCACTTGGGAGCGGTGGAGTGGACGCGCTACGGCAAGGTCACCCGCTTTAACCACCAGCAGCAGATTCTGCAGCAATTCGGGGTTCCGCCCTTCGAGCAGGTCGAAGCCGCCGTGCGCCAGCAAGTGACGCATTTCGCCCGCCTATTAGGACCGCCTTTTTCCGTATCTATTCAGGCACTGTCCTGCCTGCTTTGGCTGAAATCATTTTCTCCGATGCTGACCCGAAGGCCCGTTGACCCGCTAAAAAGGCCATCCTGGAGGCCAGGCCAGCGCGGCGGCGGCGGGTTTCGCTACCTTTAAAGCGCATGAGTACGACCGCACGGCCCCTGGAACGGCAACTATCTCCGCCCCTGGTGAGCGGCTCCACCATTGCCCTGGCGTGGCTGCTGTTCAGCGGGTTCATGGTGCTGCTGATTTTTGTGCAGAACCTCTCGGCCGGCACGCCCACTGACTGGCGCGAGGCCCTGGGCGGGCGGCTGTTGCACGGCCTGATTTGGGGCCTGCTCACGCCAGTGGTGTTCGCCCTGGCGGCCCGCTTCAACCTCACCGAACGCCGGCACCGCCTCTGGCACCTGCTGGCCCACGCGGCGGCTAGCTACGTCCTGACCTTGGTGTACCGCCTGGGCTACGCCGCCGTGATGCACGGCAGCGGGGCCACGCCGGGCGGCTTCTCCCTGCATACCGTTGTGGCCAATGCCAACAACTGGGTGCCCATCTACTGGATGCTGCTGTGCATCGCCTACGCCGTGCAGTACCGCGAGCGGTACCGCGAAGGCCGGGTGCGGGCCGCCCAGCTCGAAACCCAGCTGGTGCAGGCCCAGCTGCAGGCCCTGAAAATGCAGCTTCAGCCGCACTTTCTCTTCAACTCGATGAACGCCGTCTCAGCCCTGATGACCCAGGACGTGAAGGCCGCCCGGCGCATGTTGGCCCAGCTCAGCCAGTTTCTGCGGCTGGTGCTGGAAGGCACCGACGAGCAGGAGGTGACCCTGGAACAGGAGCTGCGCCTCACGCGCCTCTACCTCGAAATCGAGCAAACCCGCTTCCCCGACCGGCTAGCCGTGCGCTACGACATCGCCCCCGATACCGAGGGCGCGCTGCTGCCTGCCCTGCTGCTGCAGCCGGTGGTGGAAAACGCCGTGCGCCACGGCCTGGCGCCCCGCGCCGGGGCCGGCGAGCTGGCCGTGCGGGCCGAAAAACAGGGCGACCGACTCGTGCTGCAAGTGCACGACAACGGCCAGGGCGCGGCCGATACCGCCGCCCGGGGCATCGGCCTGCGCAACCTGGAAAGCCGCCTGACTACGCTCTACGGCCCAGACTACGCCCTGGCGGTGGAGTCGGCCCCGGCGTGCGGCTACTGCCTGCGCCTGTCCATCCCGTTCCGGCTGGCAGCGGCCGGGGTTACGCATCTATCCGCATGAGGCCCATCCGCACGCTGCTGGTCGACGACGAGCCGCTGGCGCGCAGCCTGCTGCGGGAGCTGCTGGCCGATTTTCCGGCGCTGACCGTGACGGGCGAAGCCGCGAACGGCACCGAAGCCTTGGCCGCCCTGCAAACCGGCGCGTACGACGTCGTCTTTCTCGATGTGCAAATGCCCGACCTCGATGGCGTGCAGGTGCTGGGCCGGCTGCGGGAAGCCGGCCAGCCGCTCCCGCTGGTGGTGTTCGTGACGGCCTACGACCAGTACGCGGTGCAGGCCTTCGCGCTCCACGCTGTCGATTACCTGCTCAAACCGCTGGACCCCGACCGGTTTGCCGACTGCGTACGCCGGGTGCAGCAGCAGCTACGCCTGCGCCAGTACCAGGCCCGCGTCCCCGAGCTGGAGGCCCTGCTGCACAGCTGGACCGCCCCGGCAGCTGACTACCAGGACCAGTTCCTGGTGAAGCTGCCGGAGCGCAGCTTCTTCGTGCCGGCCGCCGAGGTGTGCTACTTCGAGGCCAGCGGCAACGGCGTGCAGCTACACGCGGCCGGCCGGCACTACCCGCTGCGCACGGCCCTGGGCCAGCTGGCCGAGCGGCTCGACCCGGCCGTGTTCCTGCGCATCCACCGCTCGTGCATCGTCAACCCGGCCCACATCGTGGACTTCAGGCACTGGTCGCACGGCGAGTACCTGTTTCGCATGGCCAACGGCCAGCACGTCACCTCCTCGCGCAGCTACAGCGCCGGCGTACAGCAGCTGCTCAAGCGATTTGCCTGAGCCGGCCCGGAACCTGGAAGGCCAGTTCACCCCGGGATAGGTCCAGTTGGCCCGTGTCGGGCGTTCATTTTTGGAAGTTGCCCGTTAGTGCACCAGCCCCCCACTCATGGGACGGCAACAGCGCACGACATGACCAAACCCTTCCTCTTTTTGCTGGCCTTCACCTTCGGCGGAGTCGCGACGGCCCGCGCCCAACACCATACCCCGGCTGGTACTACATCAATGCCGGG
This is a stretch of genomic DNA from Hymenobacter sp. DG25B. It encodes these proteins:
- a CDS encoding DUF4158 domain-containing protein — protein: MARYLFLLDATQRRAFDQPPVFNPPQRQLFFALPDWATRSLATLLAPHSRGGFVLQVGYFKTTGCFFPVDRFLATDQAYVQQRYHLGAVEWTRYGKVTRFNHQQQILQQFGVPPFEQVEAAVRQQVTHFARLLGPPFSVSIQALSCLLWLKSFSPMLTRRPVDPLKRPSWRPGQRGGGGFRYL
- a CDS encoding sensor histidine kinase gives rise to the protein MSTTARPLERQLSPPLVSGSTIALAWLLFSGFMVLLIFVQNLSAGTPTDWREALGGRLLHGLIWGLLTPVVFALAARFNLTERRHRLWHLLAHAAASYVLTLVYRLGYAAVMHGSGATPGGFSLHTVVANANNWVPIYWMLLCIAYAVQYRERYREGRVRAAQLETQLVQAQLQALKMQLQPHFLFNSMNAVSALMTQDVKAARRMLAQLSQFLRLVLEGTDEQEVTLEQELRLTRLYLEIEQTRFPDRLAVRYDIAPDTEGALLPALLLQPVVENAVRHGLAPRAGAGELAVRAEKQGDRLVLQVHDNGQGAADTAARGIGLRNLESRLTTLYGPDYALAVESAPACGYCLRLSIPFRLAAAGVTHLSA
- a CDS encoding LytR/AlgR family response regulator transcription factor, whose amino-acid sequence is MRPIRTLLVDDEPLARSLLRELLADFPALTVTGEAANGTEALAALQTGAYDVVFLDVQMPDLDGVQVLGRLREAGQPLPLVVFVTAYDQYAVQAFALHAVDYLLKPLDPDRFADCVRRVQQQLRLRQYQARVPELEALLHSWTAPAADYQDQFLVKLPERSFFVPAAEVCYFEASGNGVQLHAAGRHYPLRTALGQLAERLDPAVFLRIHRSCIVNPAHIVDFRHWSHGEYLFRMANGQHVTSSRSYSAGVQQLLKRFA